AGAGCCTTAAAAAACACATCCCCAATCCATGCCACAAACCCCAAATGACAAAGGCAAGGCTAGGCACATGCCACAAGGCAATCGCCATAAAAACAACCAGATAGTTGAAATAAACATGACGCTTGCTTCCCCCCAGTGGGATATAAACGTAGTCTCTTAAAAAACGGGTGAAGGTCATGTGCCAAGAGCGCCAGAACTCTGCGAGATTTCGTTTGAAATAAGGATAGTTATAATTTTCCTCAAGGTGAAAGCCGCCTAAACTTGAGAAGCTGATTGCGAAATCGTTGGCCATAGAGGCAAAAAGATAAAAACTGATCGCGCGGGCATACATGCCCCAAAGTAAATATAAATAAGAGTATTGCTGGGGGTAATCAAAATAATTTTTCCAATCGAGGGTGAAAAAATAAAGGGCGACCCAACTTTTTAAAAACGCCCCAAGGATTCGCAAAAAAATTTGGGCCCATGGTTTTGTTGGAAGAGGGGATGAAAGTGCCAGGTTTGGTTTAAATTCTTCTATTCTCTCAATGGGACCCTGAAAAAAAGTGGGGTAGAAAAAAAGGTAGGTTAAATAATCAAAAAATTTTAGTGGGATTTTTTTGCCATTCCCCACATCAACTACCACCATAAGCAGGCGAATCAGCGAATAGGCAATGCCAAATTTGTGGATCGTAGGCCCTGTCCAGGGCGAGTGAAGCAATTCAAAATTCATCGCGGCAAAATGGATGAACACGAAGAACGCTGCCAAAAGGTAGCTTAGGCCTTTGCGATGAGGGCTTTCTTCAAGCCTTCGAAAAATCAGGTAAAGCAGCGAGGTGACACCCACAAAAAGGCCTATGTAGAGCGGAGAGGTGATGAACATCAGCAAGCCGGCTGAGCCAAGCAAAACAAGAAAATTTCGTGATGAAACGAACAAAAGACCAATAATAATCAAAAAGAGGGAAAAGAGGGCCACGCGGGTGGGAAGATGAATATGGGCAACAAAAGTGTTTGCGAGAAAGTCCAGCAAGGTACTGTTCATAATCGATTGACGGTAGATAGCCAAGCCAAGAATGTAATCTTTTTTCATTCCTCTCTTTTTCTTCTTTGCCTTTGATTCATCTAGTGGCATAAGGCGGGCGAGGTGATTTATGACCAATCAAGAAGATATTGCAATTTCCAAACCCCCTCTTAGAAGCTTACGCCAAATCATTTCTGGTTTAAGGCTCTTCCCCAAGACTCATGATTTTTTCATCCACTTTGACCAACTGGCTGCTAATATTTCGGCAGGTTCCAGATTGTTGTGTCAGATGATTGCGGAAAAAGAGCGAAGAGTCGATCTGCTCAAAGAGCTTAAAGATTGTGAACATAAAGGTGATCGCGTTACTCACGAAACCATTAATTTAGTGCGTGAAACCTTTCTTACCCCCTTTGATCGGTCCGACATGCACAATCTCATTGTCCGGATGGATGATATCCTAGACAATGTTTATCATATTGGTAATCGCCTTACCCGTTATGATGTTGATGCCATTCCTAGTGAGTTGGTAGAGTTGGCAGACCTGGTTTCGGCTTCAGCCGATGAGGTGGCTTTAGCGGTTAAAGACCTAAGTCATCCCAAAAGATTTCATGATGTGCTTAAACATTGCATTCAGATTAAATCGTTAGAGAAAAAAGCGGATGTTGTCTTGAATGCTGCGATTGAACTCATTTTTAGTAATGGTTTAGATGCATTCCAGCTTATTAAACTCAAAGAGTTGGGTGAAAAATTAGAAGCAGCTACGGATCAATGCAAAAATGTAGCTAATATTATTGAAGGGATTATTCTCAAGCACGCATAAATGACACTTCAATTGTTTCTCATAATTACGCTTGTAATTCTAGCCTTGGGTTTTGACTTCATCAATGGTTTTCACGATGCGGCCAACTCGGTGGCCACTATTGTGGGGACGCGAGTTCTTTCGCCCAAACAGGCAGTCATCTGGGCAGCCTTTTTTAATTTTGCAGCCGCATTTGTATTTGGTTTGCACGTAGCCGCAACCGTAGGTAAAGGCATCGTAGACCCACACATCGTTGACATGTGGGTAGTTTTTGGGGCGCTGATGGGTGCCATCATTTGGGATCTGGTGACTTGGTATTGGGGGCTTCCCACCTCTTCCTCTCATGCACTCATTGGTGGCCTAGTTGGGGCCGCATTAGCCAAGACACAAACATTTTCTGTGTTGGTGTGGGGCGGCATTATCAAGGTTGGCATTTTTATTCTTATTTCTCCCTTAGTCGGAATGCTCTTGGGGTTTGTGTTGGGTGCCCTAGTCAATATCTTGTTCGCACGTTCTAAGCCTACGCGTGTGGATAAATATTTTCGACGGCTTCAACTTTTGTCGGCGGCACTTTATAGTTTGGGGCATGGTGGCAACGATGCCCAGAAAACCATGGGTATCATTGCAATGTTGTTATTTACCGCGGGTTACCTAGGGCCAGTTTTCTATGTACCTTTTTGGGTTATTTTCTTTTGCTACTTTTCAATGGCCATAGGGACCATGCTGGGTGGTTGGCGTATCATCAAGACCATGAGTGTGCGCATCACAGAGTTGAAGCCTTCTGGAGGCTTTTGCGCAGAAACTTCAGCGGCTTTGTCATTGTTTGGGGCCACGGTATTGGGCGTGCCAGTTTCGACAACTCACACGATTACGGGCGCCATTATGGGGGTAGGTGCTACTCACGGTTTGGGGGCCGTGCATTGGTCAGTCGCTTCTCGCATTGTGTGGGCGTGGGTTATCACCATTCCGGCATCTGCTTTAATTGCTGCCCTCACTTACGGTTTGGCGCGACTTATTGCCTATTTGGCTTAAACACTTCCCCCTCCGCTTTTTGCGTTGAAAATAATTTTTAAAACGCAGTACAATTAAAAAAGCGGGGGTACTTAGAGAGTGCTGTGAAAATGGCACGATGATAACCTAACTAT
This DNA window, taken from Deltaproteobacteria bacterium, encodes the following:
- a CDS encoding DUF47 family protein, giving the protein MTNQEDIAISKPPLRSLRQIISGLRLFPKTHDFFIHFDQLAANISAGSRLLCQMIAEKERRVDLLKELKDCEHKGDRVTHETINLVRETFLTPFDRSDMHNLIVRMDDILDNVYHIGNRLTRYDVDAIPSELVELADLVSASADEVALAVKDLSHPKRFHDVLKHCIQIKSLEKKADVVLNAAIELIFSNGLDAFQLIKLKELGEKLEAATDQCKNVANIIEGIILKHA
- a CDS encoding inorganic phosphate transporter translates to MTLQLFLIITLVILALGFDFINGFHDAANSVATIVGTRVLSPKQAVIWAAFFNFAAAFVFGLHVAATVGKGIVDPHIVDMWVVFGALMGAIIWDLVTWYWGLPTSSSHALIGGLVGAALAKTQTFSVLVWGGIIKVGIFILISPLVGMLLGFVLGALVNILFARSKPTRVDKYFRRLQLLSAALYSLGHGGNDAQKTMGIIAMLLFTAGYLGPVFYVPFWVIFFCYFSMAIGTMLGGWRIIKTMSVRITELKPSGGFCAETSAALSLFGATVLGVPVSTTHTITGAIMGVGATHGLGAVHWSVASRIVWAWVITIPASALIAALTYGLARLIAYLA